One segment of Thermoanaerobacter kivui DNA contains the following:
- the pfkA gene encoding 6-phosphofructokinase has product MKTIGILTSGGDAPGMNAAIRAVVRTGIYYGLKVKGIMRGFAGLVEDEVIDLNLSSVGDILQKGGTILRTARCEEFKKKEVRKKAYETLQKHGIEGLVVIGGDGSFRGAQLLSEEWNVNTIGIPGTIDNDIPCTDYTIGFDTACNTVIDAINKIRDTATSHERANIIEVMGRNAGYIALYAGVAGGAEMIILPEVEWSIDELCDKITYGIKRGKLHHIIVLAEGVMSAPELAKMIKERLPKLDLRYTILGHIQRGGAPTVMDRVLASQMGARAVELLLENKTKRIISIRNNQIVDDDIDEALSMKKEFNRKLYELSKILSI; this is encoded by the coding sequence ATGAAAACAATTGGGATACTTACAAGTGGTGGAGATGCACCAGGGATGAACGCAGCCATAAGGGCTGTGGTAAGAACAGGAATTTATTATGGGCTTAAAGTAAAGGGAATCATGAGAGGATTTGCAGGTTTAGTAGAGGATGAAGTTATTGACCTAAACCTTTCTTCTGTAGGAGATATATTGCAAAAAGGCGGTACTATTTTGAGGACTGCCAGATGTGAAGAATTCAAGAAAAAAGAAGTGCGAAAAAAAGCTTATGAAACTCTTCAAAAACACGGAATAGAAGGTTTAGTAGTTATTGGAGGAGATGGGTCTTTCAGAGGAGCCCAACTTTTGAGTGAAGAGTGGAATGTAAATACTATTGGAATTCCTGGAACAATTGATAATGACATTCCTTGTACTGATTATACAATAGGTTTTGATACAGCGTGTAATACGGTTATTGATGCAATAAATAAAATAAGAGATACAGCTACTTCTCATGAAAGAGCAAATATAATAGAAGTGATGGGAAGAAATGCGGGTTACATTGCTTTGTATGCTGGTGTAGCAGGAGGAGCAGAAATGATTATACTCCCTGAGGTGGAGTGGAGCATTGATGAACTTTGCGATAAAATTACTTATGGGATAAAAAGAGGTAAACTTCATCATATAATTGTCCTTGCAGAAGGAGTTATGAGTGCTCCAGAACTTGCAAAAATGATTAAGGAGAGGTTACCTAAATTGGATTTAAGGTATACTATTTTGGGACACATTCAAAGAGGTGGAGCTCCGACAGTGATGGACAGAGTGCTGGCAAGCCAAATGGGAGCAAGAGCTGTAGAATTACTTTTGGAAAACAAGACAAAAAGGATAATAAGCATACGAAATAATCAAATTGTGGATGATGATATAGACGAAGCTCTCTCTATGAAGAAAGAGTTTAACAGAAAATTGTATGAATTGAGCAAAATTTTGTCTATATAA
- the pyk gene encoding pyruvate kinase, whose translation MRRTKIVCTIGPASEDYNILRKLIEKGLNVARLNFSHGDFEEHGARIDNIKKIREELKLPVAILLDTKGPEIRTGKFKNGGVELKEGQTFIITTREVLGDETICSVSYKGLPQDVERGSRILIDDGLISLKVTDIKGEDIICVVENSGPVKDHKGVNVPGVKLNLPPLTQKDVEDIEFGIKKGIDMIAASFVRKASDVLAIRRLLEENKADHILIIAKIENREGVENIDEIIKVSDGIMVARGDLGVEIPLEEIPIVQKMIIEKCNKAGKPVITATQMLDSMMRNPRPTRAEVTDVANAILDGTDAIMLSGETAQGKYPIEAFETMAKIAEKTEAYVGYRDVVERNIDANISITNAISHATCTTAREIGAAAIITCTTSGYTARMVSRYRPAAPIIATTPSEIVARKLSIVWGVYPLVTEEVSTTDEMIDVAVQSALKAGLIRNGDIVVISAGIPVAMTGTTNMLKVHIVGDVLLRGIGIGSKSKTGVVCVINDGNKDKDKFREGDIIVTTKTERDFMPLIEKASAIIAEEGGLTSHAAIVGLNLGIPVIVGCEGATSKLKDGMTVTVDTVRGFVYKGIVNIK comes from the coding sequence ATGCGAAGAACAAAAATCGTCTGTACGATAGGACCTGCCAGTGAAGACTATAACATATTAAGAAAATTAATTGAAAAAGGTTTAAATGTCGCCCGTTTAAACTTTTCACACGGAGATTTTGAAGAGCATGGAGCAAGAATTGACAACATTAAAAAGATAAGAGAAGAGTTAAAGCTGCCTGTTGCTATTTTATTAGATACAAAAGGTCCAGAGATAAGAACAGGGAAATTTAAAAATGGTGGAGTGGAATTAAAAGAAGGACAAACCTTCATTATTACGACAAGAGAGGTATTAGGAGACGAAACCATATGCAGTGTATCATATAAGGGATTACCTCAAGATGTAGAAAGAGGTAGTCGCATTCTTATTGATGATGGATTAATTTCTTTAAAGGTCACAGATATTAAAGGGGAAGATATTATTTGTGTTGTAGAAAATTCTGGACCTGTAAAAGACCACAAGGGAGTAAATGTTCCGGGTGTAAAACTTAATCTTCCACCTTTAACTCAAAAAGACGTAGAGGATATCGAATTTGGAATAAAAAAAGGCATTGATATGATTGCAGCGTCTTTTGTTAGAAAAGCTTCAGATGTTTTGGCGATAAGGAGGCTTTTAGAAGAGAATAAAGCAGACCATATTTTGATTATTGCAAAAATAGAAAACCGTGAAGGTGTAGAAAATATAGATGAAATTATAAAAGTTTCAGATGGCATAATGGTGGCTCGTGGAGATTTAGGTGTTGAAATTCCTCTTGAAGAAATACCGATCGTTCAGAAAATGATTATAGAAAAATGCAATAAAGCAGGAAAACCAGTGATTACTGCAACTCAAATGTTGGATTCTATGATGAGAAACCCAAGGCCTACAAGGGCAGAAGTGACAGATGTAGCAAACGCTATACTTGATGGCACAGATGCTATAATGTTGTCAGGAGAGACAGCACAAGGGAAATATCCTATAGAAGCTTTTGAAACAATGGCAAAAATTGCAGAAAAAACAGAAGCATACGTTGGGTATAGAGACGTCGTAGAAAGAAATATAGATGCAAACATCTCTATTACAAATGCTATTAGTCATGCTACTTGTACTACAGCACGAGAGATAGGGGCAGCTGCTATAATAACTTGTACTACGTCAGGCTATACAGCGAGAATGGTATCAAGGTACAGACCTGCTGCTCCGATAATTGCTACTACTCCCAGTGAAATTGTTGCAAGAAAACTTTCTATAGTTTGGGGAGTATATCCATTAGTGACAGAAGAAGTGTCAACTACAGATGAGATGATAGATGTGGCTGTTCAAAGTGCTTTAAAAGCAGGTCTTATAAGAAACGGTGATATTGTTGTAATTTCAGCAGGTATTCCTGTTGCCATGACGGGTACCACAAATATGCTCAAAGTACATATAGTAGGGGATGTTCTTTTAAGAGGCATAGGAATAGGGTCTAAATCTAAAACAGGAGTCGTATGTGTAATTAACGACGGCAACAAAGATAAAGACAAATTCAGAGAAGGAGACATAATAGTGACTACAAAAACAGAGAGAGACTTTATGCCTCTTATAGAAAAAGCCTCTGCTATAATAGCAGAGGAAGGTGGCCTCACATCCCATGCAGCTATCGTAGGGTTGAACTTAGGCATTCCTGTGATTGTGGGGTGTGAAGGGGCAACTTCCAAACTAAAAGATGGTATGACTGTGACAGTTGATACTGTTAGGGGATTTGTGTATAAAGGAATTGTAAATATAAAGTAA
- a CDS encoding DNA polymerase III subunit alpha, giving the protein MFVHLHIHSEYSLLDGSCRIKDLIAKTKELNMKAIAITDHGVMYGAIDFYKEAVSQGIKPIIGCEIYVAPRSMYDREYGIDNENYHLVLLAKDMTGYENLMKIVSVASIEGFYYKPRVDKQFLKDHSEGLIALSACLAGEVPSHILRGEYEKAKEAALFYDSIFGRGNFYLELQDHGILEQQKVNKELIRLSKETGIPLVATNDVHYLEKKDAKAHEVLLCIQTGKTIDDEDRMSFPTDEFYLKSPEEMENLFSCCKEAIENTEKIADMCNVEFEFNKTKLPKYDLPEGVDSYEYLRNLCFEGLKRRYKNPSEEAIERLNYELSVINQMGYVDYFLIVWDFIKFAKDNGIMTGPGRGSAAGSLVAYCLGITNVDPLKYNLLFERFLNPERVSMPDIDSDFCYERRQEVIDYVVRKYGKDNVAQIITFGTMAARAVIRDVGRALNYPYAEVDAIAKMIPFELGMTINKALSLNPELRALYEKDERVKQLIDISKSLEGLPRHASTHAAGVVISKEPLVKYVPLQKNEDSIVTQFPMSVLEELGLLKMDFLGLRTLTVIRDTIEMVKKNKGVTIDLDSMEYDDPEVYELIGRGETEGVFQLESSGMKQFMTELKPKNLEDIIAGISLYRPGPMDQIPRYLANRNHPENIVYDHPLLKPILDVTYGCMVYQEQVMQIVRDLAGYSLGRSDLVRRAMAKKKMNVMEEERKNFIYGIVDENGNVIVPGALRKGLDEQTANKLFDEMMEFANYAFNKSHAAAYAVIAYQTAYLKRYYPVEFMAALLNSFVDNLDKVAFYVQVCKKMGIEVLPPDINESYSYFTVVDDKIRFGLSAVKNVGLNMTLEIVNEREKNGKFKSVIDFFERMQDSQLNKKAIESLIKAGAFSSFGVYRSQLLSVYERLMEDIRKNKDNNLSGQISLFEVEQQGHVVNFNLPDIEEFPKNKLLSMEKETLGLYISGHPLEEYIEDIPKITNLTTLDFKFTEEEITEKKIQDNQEVVIVGVVASKKVTFTKNNNVMAFVTIEDLYGTIEVIVFPTVYEKYASILKEDTPVVIKGKVSFKEEEDPKILCDEIKLLTQVITKKLYLNLEDSTKIEVVKQILKNNQGNMPVLLRLNNQKLFAANRDLWVNGSNELFKQLYAVLGKENVKVI; this is encoded by the coding sequence ATGTTTGTGCATTTACACATCCACTCTGAATACAGTTTATTAGACGGTTCTTGTAGAATCAAGGATTTGATAGCTAAGACAAAAGAATTAAACATGAAAGCCATAGCGATTACCGACCATGGTGTTATGTATGGAGCCATAGATTTTTACAAGGAAGCTGTGTCCCAAGGTATAAAGCCAATAATAGGCTGTGAAATTTATGTTGCTCCAAGAAGCATGTATGATAGAGAATACGGCATAGACAATGAAAATTATCATTTAGTTTTGTTGGCAAAAGATATGACAGGATATGAAAATCTGATGAAAATAGTTTCTGTAGCCTCAATCGAGGGATTTTATTATAAACCAAGAGTAGATAAACAGTTTTTAAAAGACCACAGTGAGGGCCTCATTGCGTTAAGTGCTTGCCTTGCCGGAGAAGTGCCTTCTCATATTTTAAGAGGTGAGTATGAAAAAGCGAAAGAGGCAGCACTTTTTTACGACTCTATTTTTGGACGAGGGAATTTTTATTTAGAACTGCAGGACCATGGAATTTTAGAGCAGCAAAAGGTAAATAAAGAGCTTATAAGACTATCCAAAGAGACAGGAATACCTTTAGTTGCTACTAATGATGTACACTATCTTGAAAAAAAAGACGCAAAAGCTCATGAAGTGCTTTTGTGCATTCAAACAGGGAAGACAATTGATGATGAAGATCGCATGTCTTTTCCAACTGATGAATTTTATTTAAAATCTCCAGAAGAGATGGAGAATCTTTTTTCTTGTTGTAAAGAGGCCATTGAAAATACTGAGAAGATTGCAGACATGTGCAATGTAGAATTTGAGTTTAATAAGACGAAATTGCCCAAATACGATTTGCCAGAAGGCGTTGATTCTTATGAATATTTAAGAAATTTGTGTTTTGAAGGTTTGAAAAGACGTTACAAAAATCCCAGTGAAGAAGCAATTGAAAGGTTAAATTATGAGCTTTCTGTAATAAACCAGATGGGATATGTGGATTATTTCCTCATAGTGTGGGACTTTATAAAGTTTGCAAAAGACAACGGGATTATGACGGGACCAGGAAGAGGTTCTGCAGCAGGAAGTCTTGTGGCTTATTGTTTAGGCATAACAAATGTGGACCCCTTAAAGTACAATTTGCTTTTTGAAAGGTTTTTAAATCCGGAAAGGGTTAGTATGCCTGATATTGATTCTGATTTTTGCTATGAGAGAAGGCAAGAAGTAATTGACTATGTTGTGAGAAAATATGGCAAAGATAACGTTGCCCAGATTATAACCTTTGGTACAATGGCAGCAAGAGCAGTTATAAGGGATGTTGGAAGGGCTTTAAATTATCCTTATGCTGAAGTAGATGCCATTGCAAAAATGATTCCTTTTGAATTAGGTATGACTATTAACAAGGCTTTGTCTTTAAACCCAGAACTTAGAGCCCTTTACGAAAAAGATGAAAGGGTTAAACAGCTTATTGATATATCTAAATCTTTAGAAGGACTTCCAAGACATGCTTCTACTCATGCGGCAGGTGTTGTGATATCTAAAGAACCTCTTGTTAAATATGTTCCTCTTCAAAAAAATGAAGATTCTATAGTGACACAGTTTCCTATGTCAGTTCTTGAGGAATTAGGACTTTTAAAAATGGATTTTTTAGGCTTAAGGACGTTGACAGTGATAAGAGATACCATTGAAATGGTCAAAAAAAATAAAGGCGTAACCATAGACCTTGATTCTATGGAATACGATGACCCTGAGGTTTACGAACTTATAGGAAGAGGGGAGACAGAAGGAGTCTTCCAGTTAGAGTCTTCAGGAATGAAACAATTTATGACAGAGTTAAAGCCTAAAAATCTTGAGGATATAATAGCAGGAATTTCTCTCTATCGTCCTGGGCCCATGGACCAAATACCGAGATATCTTGCTAACAGAAACCATCCCGAAAATATAGTTTACGACCACCCACTTCTCAAACCAATTTTAGATGTGACTTATGGATGTATGGTATATCAAGAGCAGGTAATGCAAATAGTTAGAGACCTTGCAGGTTACTCGCTTGGCAGGTCAGACCTTGTAAGGCGTGCTATGGCAAAGAAAAAAATGAATGTAATGGAAGAAGAGCGGAAGAATTTTATCTATGGCATTGTAGATGAAAATGGCAATGTCATAGTACCGGGAGCTTTGAGAAAAGGATTAGATGAACAGACTGCTAATAAACTCTTTGACGAAATGATGGAATTTGCAAACTACGCTTTTAATAAATCTCATGCTGCTGCCTATGCAGTTATAGCATATCAAACTGCTTATTTAAAAAGATATTATCCAGTGGAATTTATGGCAGCTCTTTTGAACAGTTTTGTTGATAATTTAGATAAAGTTGCATTTTATGTACAAGTATGCAAAAAAATGGGCATAGAGGTATTACCACCTGATATAAATGAAAGCTATTCTTATTTCACTGTAGTAGATGATAAGATAAGGTTTGGGCTTAGTGCAGTGAAAAACGTAGGATTAAATATGACACTGGAAATAGTGAATGAAAGAGAAAAAAATGGCAAATTTAAGTCTGTCATTGACTTTTTTGAAAGAATGCAGGACAGCCAATTAAATAAAAAAGCGATTGAAAGTTTGATAAAAGCAGGAGCATTTAGTTCTTTCGGTGTTTACAGGTCACAGCTTCTTTCGGTGTATGAGAGATTAATGGAAGATATTCGCAAAAACAAAGATAACAATCTGAGCGGTCAAATTTCTTTATTTGAGGTTGAACAACAAGGACACGTTGTAAATTTTAATCTCCCGGATATAGAGGAATTTCCTAAAAATAAGTTACTTTCAATGGAAAAAGAAACATTGGGGCTTTATATAAGTGGGCATCCTTTAGAAGAATATATAGAAGATATTCCAAAAATAACTAACCTTACCACGCTTGATTTTAAATTTACTGAAGAAGAAATTACCGAAAAGAAGATTCAGGACAATCAGGAAGTGGTGATTGTAGGAGTTGTAGCAAGTAAAAAAGTCACGTTTACTAAAAACAATAATGTCATGGCTTTTGTGACAATTGAAGACTTGTACGGGACTATTGAAGTGATAGTTTTTCCAACCGTCTATGAAAAATATGCAAGTATATTAAAAGAGGATACTCCTGTTGTTATAAAAGGAAAAGTAAGTTTTAAGGAAGAGGAAGACCCTAAAATATTGTGTGATGAAATAAAACTGCTTACTCAAGTGATAACTAAAAAACTTTATTTAAATTTAGAGGATTCTACAAAGATTGAAGTTGTTAAGCAAATATTAAAAAACAATCAAGGCAATATGCCTGTACTGCTTAGATTGAACAATCAAAAATTGTTTGCAGCCAACAGAGACCTGTGGGTGAACGGAAGTAATGAATTGTTTAAACAGTTATATGCTGTTTTAGGAAAAGAGAATGTCAAAGTAATATGA